The following are encoded together in the Bradymonas sediminis genome:
- a CDS encoding zinc-ribbon domain-containing protein yields the protein MIVQCPNCDSRYRVKDANVPASGGKITCPSCKHKFIVYPDTPDAPDTEALDAFEDKTSVAKAPALRDLVNQMAPSSDWANDDVGAATEVMSAPDIPKALGFGGQNDSVDGTVEMSNPDIARLRAQHEPDDEADDFASTEIISGDTFDHMVFNDPTPAQNVDSNSDTREHAPLRTQLEASAHTERLAPEENPFAHASPPPKSPPQPQHAPANTTPAQPAAPSMPAPPSIPSSQPAQPGPDEASAPETFGPNATHEGPWKLKTNFGLIYEFSDNDSLQNWLASREELDGYELAGDADYYPVSAWPQFQRKPAARKRTFAMSAIPTHPPLGNPLPGAPAPSAPGAPTSGPFDQASFTPQPGSTTPQPPSPGAQGWESPSPAPPRKIITPTDSHASSGGSKANLILWPIAGLLFAVGVLLAVQVLGVYDIKSAILGEAPATPVDQPVAAPNDAPAPDSPSAEAQAAPDSAEAVSPDVAKAVDRLIADAELAIENNRLQSASVKLNNAKLLEPKRVAIYVLFVKVYTEMGRTEDAATAQKTLDELRGTATPAAAED from the coding sequence ATGATTGTTCAGTGCCCGAATTGCGATTCTCGATATCGCGTCAAAGACGCGAACGTACCCGCCTCCGGGGGAAAGATCACGTGTCCCTCGTGTAAACATAAATTCATCGTCTACCCGGACACTCCCGACGCCCCCGATACGGAGGCTCTGGACGCGTTTGAAGATAAAACTTCCGTCGCTAAAGCCCCCGCGCTGCGCGATTTGGTCAACCAGATGGCGCCGAGCAGCGACTGGGCCAATGACGATGTCGGCGCAGCCACCGAGGTCATGAGCGCACCGGATATCCCCAAGGCCCTGGGCTTTGGCGGCCAGAATGATTCTGTCGACGGCACCGTAGAGATGTCGAACCCCGACATCGCGAGGTTGCGCGCCCAACACGAACCCGACGACGAGGCGGACGACTTCGCCTCCACCGAAATCATCTCGGGTGACACCTTCGATCATATGGTCTTTAACGACCCGACGCCCGCACAAAATGTGGACTCGAACTCGGACACCCGCGAGCACGCACCCCTGCGCACGCAACTCGAAGCCTCGGCACATACCGAGCGCCTGGCGCCCGAGGAGAACCCCTTCGCCCACGCGTCGCCCCCGCCGAAGAGCCCGCCGCAGCCGCAGCACGCTCCGGCCAACACCACGCCGGCGCAACCTGCCGCGCCTTCGATGCCCGCGCCACCATCGATTCCGTCGTCACAGCCCGCGCAACCCGGCCCCGACGAGGCCTCGGCCCCCGAAACTTTCGGCCCGAACGCCACCCACGAAGGCCCGTGGAAGCTTAAGACAAACTTCGGCCTAATCTACGAATTCAGCGACAACGACAGCCTGCAAAATTGGCTCGCGAGCCGCGAAGAGCTCGACGGCTACGAATTGGCCGGCGACGCCGACTATTATCCGGTGAGCGCCTGGCCGCAATTCCAGCGCAAGCCCGCCGCGCGCAAGCGCACGTTCGCGATGTCGGCGATCCCGACGCACCCGCCCCTGGGCAATCCGTTGCCAGGCGCGCCCGCGCCGAGCGCCCCAGGCGCACCAACTTCTGGCCCGTTCGACCAGGCATCATTCACACCGCAGCCGGGCTCGACGACGCCCCAACCGCCCTCGCCGGGCGCCCAGGGATGGGAATCCCCCAGCCCCGCGCCGCCGCGTAAGATCATCACGCCCACCGACTCCCACGCCTCATCGGGCGGCTCGAAGGCCAACCTGATCCTATGGCCCATCGCCGGCCTCCTATTCGCCGTCGGCGTCTTGCTCGCCGTCCAGGTGCTCGGCGTTTACGATATCAAATCGGCGATCCTCGGCGAGGCGCCCGCCACGCCGGTCGACCAACCGGTGGCCGCGCCAAATGACGCGCCCGCCCCAGACTCACCCAGCGCCGAAGCCCAGGCTGCGCCGGATTCTGCCGAGGCCGTGAGCCCCGACGTCGCCAAGGCGGTTGACCGCCTCATCGCAGACGCCGAGCTCGCCATCGAGAATAACCGCCTGCAGTCGGCGAGCGTAAAGCTCAATAACGCAAAGTTGCTCGAGCCCAAGCGCGTGGCGATCTATGTGCTCTTCGTCAAAGTATATACCGAAATGGGGCGTACCGAGGACGCCGCGACCGCTCAAAAAACACTCGATGAACTCCGGGGAACCGCAACACCGGCCGCCGCTGAGGATTAA
- a CDS encoding zinc-ribbon domain-containing protein produces MDIRCPECDTLYEIDTRQLRGSASTLKCSQCEHIFHMQTHAALHQETQRRWMLRSHTSGDIRYFLGFNELHHWILQGVVSKPDEISRTGRGWKALGSIGEFMPIFQAVESVANISAPREKQVSAELPDSGPTAEFTSTRAPRPNSADVPRDFASQPRVPTARQHGLPPARPQSGTHNAASRQPSGPNPARSQTPFASKAMPPEAPRRPAHTPTQTPPPAPPSRVYGAGVPEPVVDPEDNWSLGELPGTLAEEREFEPPGREVSGSFALQSTTREPSAQHPSIVHAAGDSTPSRSKTPIIIAATVVLGAGLSLFLLKPPFVQELLGANASPSVQADAAAQASAPEAAAAGEDEQALAAQKAEQEALAAEHEKLTSAIAAAHPHINSALAKADKDAEAAVPEKPRELSVTELLESARKALDAGKSEQARKQYHKVLSRDRSNSSAITGLGWSLIALNRPPAAAAQFQKAISLNPSYGDAYIGLGKAKRDMGDHQGALNAYQDYLKRFPSGSKASIARHQADKLKLALGQ; encoded by the coding sequence ATGGACATCCGCTGTCCCGAATGCGACACGCTTTACGAAATCGACACCCGCCAACTGCGGGGCAGCGCGAGCACATTGAAGTGCAGTCAATGTGAGCATATTTTTCATATGCAAACCCACGCCGCGCTGCACCAGGAGACCCAGCGCCGCTGGATGCTCCGCAGCCACACCAGCGGCGACATCCGTTATTTCCTGGGCTTCAACGAATTACATCATTGGATCTTACAGGGGGTCGTCAGCAAACCCGACGAGATCTCGCGCACCGGACGCGGCTGGAAGGCGCTGGGCTCGATCGGCGAGTTCATGCCCATTTTCCAGGCCGTAGAGAGCGTGGCGAACATCAGCGCCCCGCGCGAGAAGCAGGTCTCGGCGGAGCTGCCGGACTCCGGTCCGACCGCCGAATTCACGAGCACCCGTGCGCCGCGACCGAACTCGGCAGATGTCCCACGAGACTTCGCTTCACAGCCGCGCGTGCCCACCGCTCGACAACACGGGCTGCCGCCTGCACGCCCGCAATCCGGCACACATAACGCGGCTTCCCGCCAACCCTCGGGCCCCAACCCTGCCCGCTCGCAGACTCCATTCGCCTCAAAAGCAATGCCGCCAGAAGCGCCGCGACGCCCCGCGCATACGCCGACTCAAACCCCTCCGCCTGCGCCGCCATCGCGCGTCTACGGGGCAGGCGTGCCCGAACCTGTCGTTGACCCCGAAGACAATTGGAGCCTGGGCGAGTTGCCAGGCACGCTCGCCGAAGAGCGCGAGTTCGAACCACCGGGGCGAGAAGTCAGCGGCTCATTCGCCCTACAATCGACGACGCGGGAGCCCAGCGCCCAACACCCGAGCATCGTCCACGCCGCCGGTGACTCAACCCCGTCGCGAAGCAAGACCCCGATCATTATCGCGGCGACCGTCGTCCTCGGCGCAGGCCTCTCCCTATTTTTGCTCAAGCCACCGTTCGTTCAGGAGCTGCTCGGGGCCAACGCATCGCCCTCCGTGCAGGCCGACGCAGCCGCCCAGGCGAGCGCCCCCGAAGCCGCAGCCGCCGGTGAAGATGAGCAGGCGCTAGCTGCCCAAAAGGCCGAGCAAGAGGCGCTCGCGGCAGAGCATGAAAAACTCACCAGCGCCATCGCGGCAGCCCACCCTCATATCAACAGCGCCCTCGCTAAAGCGGACAAGGACGCCGAGGCAGCGGTCCCCGAAAAGCCCAGAGAGCTCAGCGTGACCGAGCTGCTCGAAAGCGCCCGCAAGGCGCTGGACGCCGGCAAATCCGAGCAGGCGCGCAAGCAATATCACAAGGTCTTAAGCCGCGACCGCAGCAACTCCTCGGCCATCACCGGCCTGGGCTGGTCGCTGATCGCCTTGAATCGCCCGCCCGCTGCCGCCGCCCAATTTCAGAAGGCCATCTCCCTAAACCCGAGCTACGGCGACGCCTATATCGGCCTGGGCAAAGCCAAACGCGATATGGGCGACCACCAGGGCGCGCTCAACGCGTACCAAGACTACCTGAAACGATTCCCCAGCGGCTCCAAGGCGTCCATCGCGCGCCACCAGGCCGACAAGTTAAAGCTGGCCCTCGGCCAATAA
- a CDS encoding multiheme c-type cytochrome gives MKNTKRWTILILILGAWALVLAQSCDRTAKRADGSSSAVEKDGEQAKEDGDAAAAEGDLPGEAAPGTIAVESPGPSAPAVFFLAGLKGYLEPCGCSAEILLGGIERLTGYVDAAQKLHPASTMLDGGDMLFEFAEIEEHDIPQVKAKAEVIVAAQKRFGTQVTVPGELDFALGSAFYLEKLEAAGVEPIAANLTIAGKKLEAGRIIEVGDIKLGVVGAVEPRHYEGLEDVATTEPVEAVKKAVAALKKDGATTTLLIMHGDLAATRAVLNAVDGIDFGVVGHAPRESDEVQQAGGGFTLEAFDQGRYLGVLKLYERDAQGAYSNAGAASVSEIEKLERVIEHKQGQVDRFPPSKRHENPPILARLQDDIKDLKEQVVALKSASLNVPESGNAFIYRPIAMVPGLPINEAMESERRVFNESLKSLQMAVKREVVPPKEGEAFYVGTNNCATCHVGAKKFWDGTAHAKAVKTLEDRDKLFDQSCIGCHVVGYEKPGGSVIGKLHYEAKLGERTIQKDLENVGCENCHGPGSAHMAMPVDAAGKPQFINPTPTVTQCMECHVPEHSPKFNFDAYVKDITGAGHEFKSK, from the coding sequence ATGAAAAATACAAAGCGCTGGACGATTCTCATTCTTATCCTTGGGGCATGGGCGCTGGTGTTGGCGCAGTCCTGCGACCGGACGGCGAAGCGGGCGGACGGGTCGTCGTCCGCGGTCGAGAAGGATGGGGAGCAGGCCAAAGAAGACGGCGATGCAGCGGCCGCTGAGGGTGATCTTCCGGGCGAGGCCGCCCCGGGGACCATCGCGGTGGAGAGCCCCGGGCCGTCGGCGCCAGCGGTGTTTTTCTTGGCCGGCCTAAAGGGCTATTTGGAGCCCTGCGGTTGCAGCGCCGAGATCTTGCTCGGCGGCATCGAGCGCCTCACTGGCTATGTGGACGCGGCTCAGAAACTTCATCCGGCGTCCACGATGCTCGACGGCGGCGATATGCTCTTTGAGTTCGCCGAGATTGAGGAGCACGATATCCCGCAGGTCAAGGCGAAGGCCGAGGTGATCGTGGCGGCCCAGAAGCGTTTTGGCACGCAGGTGACGGTGCCCGGCGAGCTCGACTTTGCCCTGGGCAGTGCGTTTTATCTCGAAAAACTCGAGGCCGCCGGGGTCGAGCCGATCGCTGCGAACCTGACGATCGCGGGCAAGAAGTTGGAGGCCGGGCGGATCATCGAGGTCGGTGATATCAAGCTGGGCGTGGTCGGCGCGGTTGAGCCCAGACATTATGAGGGGCTCGAAGATGTGGCGACCACCGAGCCGGTTGAGGCGGTCAAAAAGGCGGTCGCGGCGCTTAAAAAAGATGGCGCCACCACGACCCTTTTGATCATGCATGGCGACCTCGCCGCGACCCGCGCGGTCTTAAACGCGGTCGACGGCATTGACTTTGGGGTCGTGGGCCACGCGCCGCGCGAGAGCGATGAGGTGCAGCAGGCGGGCGGTGGTTTTACGCTCGAAGCCTTCGACCAGGGGCGCTATTTGGGCGTGCTAAAGCTCTATGAGCGCGACGCCCAGGGCGCCTATTCGAACGCCGGCGCGGCGAGCGTCAGCGAGATCGAGAAGTTGGAGCGGGTGATTGAGCATAAGCAGGGGCAGGTGGACCGCTTTCCGCCGTCGAAGCGCCACGAGAACCCGCCTATTTTGGCGCGTCTGCAAGATGATATCAAAGACTTAAAGGAGCAGGTTGTGGCATTGAAGAGCGCGTCGCTAAACGTGCCGGAGAGCGGCAACGCGTTTATTTACCGCCCGATCGCGATGGTGCCCGGATTGCCGATCAACGAGGCGATGGAGTCGGAGCGTCGGGTCTTTAACGAGAGCCTGAAGTCCCTGCAGATGGCGGTGAAGCGTGAGGTTGTTCCGCCCAAAGAGGGCGAGGCGTTCTATGTTGGCACCAATAATTGCGCGACCTGTCACGTGGGGGCGAAGAAGTTCTGGGACGGCACGGCGCATGCGAAGGCGGTGAAGACGCTCGAAGACCGCGACAAGCTCTTCGACCAGAGCTGCATCGGCTGTCACGTGGTGGGCTATGAGAAGCCGGGCGGCAGCGTCATCGGTAAGCTTCACTATGAGGCGAAGCTCGGCGAGCGCACCATCCAGAAGGACCTGGAGAACGTGGGCTGTGAGAATTGCCACGGTCCGGGCTCGGCGCATATGGCGATGCCGGTGGACGCGGCGGGCAAGCCGCAATTTATCAACCCGACCCCGACCGTGACTCAGTGCATGGAATGCCATGTTCCGGAGCATTCGCCGAAGTTCAACTTCGACGCGTATGTCAAAGATATCACCGGCGCCGGCCACGAGTTTAAGTCGAAATAA